A single region of the Rhodothermales bacterium genome encodes:
- a CDS encoding RNA polymerase sigma-70 factor — translation MESTDQFSVWCNRIKTSDRRAFEDVFRSTHDALIRYCMTFTRSAPASMDIVQDVFAKLWEVRHTLDPDRSLKALLYRMVRNLAFNHHRDAKNREAKHTSMSEYVSESVDRPDEVVGSEMLETRLHAWIDELPDRQREALTLSRFEGLSHEEIAAMMEISPRTVNNHLVKALKHIRDQIRAYEPNLLSHEG, via the coding sequence ATGGAATCAACGGACCAATTTTCTGTCTGGTGTAACCGGATCAAAACATCAGATCGAAGAGCATTTGAAGACGTATTTCGTTCGACCCATGATGCGTTAATCCGTTACTGCATGACGTTCACCCGGAGCGCGCCAGCATCCATGGACATCGTCCAGGATGTTTTTGCCAAGCTGTGGGAAGTACGACATACCCTGGATCCAGATCGTTCACTCAAGGCTCTCCTTTACCGTATGGTGCGAAACCTGGCCTTTAATCATCACCGCGACGCCAAAAACCGAGAAGCCAAACACACCTCGATGTCCGAGTACGTCTCGGAATCCGTTGATCGTCCGGATGAGGTGGTAGGCTCGGAAATGTTGGAGACCCGGCTGCACGCGTGGATCGATGAGTTGCCGGATCGGCAACGCGAGGCATTGACGCTCAGCCGATTTGAAGGACTGAGCCACGAAGAAATCGCGGCGATGATGGAAATTTCGCCTCGAACGGTTAATAATCACCTGGTCAAAGCGCTCAAACACATTCGAGATCAGATTCGCGCTTATGAACCCAACCTGTTGAGTCATGAAGGCTGA
- a CDS encoding Gfo/Idh/MocA family oxidoreductase: protein MNSTPVALAQVGIGYWGKNLFRNFDALPDARVIQLCDSDDAVLAPFRKKNPFLQATTRYEDILENTEVEAVVIAVQTPLHYDFARRALEAGKHVFVEKPLAQTVEQAEVLVQIAEANDRRLMVGHLLMYHPAFNYVRDLIKRGELGDVRYLYSVRVNLGIVRKQENAFESLAPHDLSIALQFLDTRPVAVSATGQAFLQAGVEDVAFATVFFENGKMAHLHTSWLDPHKIRSMTVVGSQKMAVIDDTESTEMVRLFDKGVTIQAGNPQLPYETYSEAMAYRTGDIVIPKIPMQEPLRLECQHFVDCVRTGATPHSDGRNGLTVVQLLEAAHTSLNQSGACVFL from the coding sequence GTGAACTCAACTCCCGTCGCTCTCGCCCAGGTCGGTATCGGCTACTGGGGCAAGAACCTATTCCGCAATTTCGACGCCCTGCCTGACGCTCGCGTGATCCAGCTCTGCGATTCAGACGACGCGGTGCTGGCCCCCTTTCGGAAGAAAAATCCCTTCCTCCAGGCCACGACACGCTACGAGGACATCCTCGAGAATACCGAGGTAGAGGCCGTCGTCATCGCCGTGCAGACGCCGTTGCACTACGACTTTGCACGGCGCGCGCTCGAGGCCGGCAAACACGTCTTTGTTGAGAAGCCTCTGGCTCAGACCGTCGAGCAAGCCGAAGTTCTTGTACAAATTGCCGAAGCCAACGACCGCCGACTCATGGTGGGCCATCTGCTCATGTACCACCCGGCGTTCAACTACGTACGCGACCTCATCAAGCGCGGCGAACTCGGCGACGTGCGGTACCTCTATAGCGTCCGCGTCAACCTCGGCATCGTCCGCAAGCAAGAAAACGCGTTCGAAAGCCTGGCGCCACACGATCTCTCCATCGCCCTACAGTTCCTGGACACCCGCCCCGTCGCCGTGTCGGCAACGGGGCAGGCGTTTCTCCAGGCCGGCGTCGAAGATGTCGCCTTCGCCACCGTCTTCTTTGAGAACGGCAAGATGGCGCACCTGCATACGAGCTGGCTCGACCCGCACAAGATCCGCAGTATGACCGTGGTCGGCAGCCAGAAGATGGCGGTGATTGATGACACCGAAAGCACCGAGATGGTCCGGCTCTTCGACAAAGGCGTCACCATCCAGGCCGGCAACCCGCAACTCCCGTACGAGACGTATTCGGAAGCGATGGCCTATCGCACGGGCGACATCGTCATCCCCAAAATCCCGATGCAGGAGCCGCTCCGCCTCGAATGCCAGCACTTCGTAGACTGCGTCCGCACCGGTGCTACGCCGCACTCGGACGGTCGCAACGGGCTGACAGTCGTCCAGCTCCTCGAAGCCGCGCACACGTCGCTCAATCAGAGCGGGGCGTGTGTGTTTCTCTAG
- a CDS encoding DapH/DapD/GlmU-related protein yields MTTSPSLSIAASAMIQVGTTLGAYCVIGDSVRIGRNCQIGHHVVIHHGTTIGDNVRIDDHATLGKQPMRSLNSAVTQATAQPPLVVGDGCLIGANTVLYAGCTVGANVLVADLATIREEVTIGDFTIVGRGVAIENRCTVGRYCKLETNAYLTAYSTLEDRVFVAPGVLTSNDNFVGRSEERFKHFAGVTIRRGGRVGVGAVILPGIEIAPDSLVAAGGLATHDTEPRSVFAGVPARRFKDVPGDQLLENQGWKDVAP; encoded by the coding sequence ATGACGACAAGCCCGTCTCTTTCGATCGCCGCGTCGGCCATGATACAGGTCGGCACTACCCTTGGAGCCTATTGCGTAATCGGCGACTCCGTCCGCATAGGCCGCAACTGCCAGATCGGTCACCATGTGGTGATTCACCATGGCACGACCATCGGCGACAACGTACGGATCGACGACCACGCCACCCTCGGCAAACAACCGATGCGTTCCCTCAATAGCGCCGTCACACAGGCTACGGCCCAACCGCCGCTTGTGGTGGGAGACGGATGCCTGATCGGCGCCAACACGGTGTTGTATGCCGGCTGCACCGTGGGCGCCAACGTGCTTGTGGCCGACCTCGCCACCATCAGGGAAGAGGTGACCATAGGTGATTTTACGATCGTCGGGCGAGGCGTCGCGATCGAGAATCGATGCACCGTAGGGCGCTACTGCAAACTCGAGACGAATGCGTACCTTACGGCCTATTCTACGCTTGAAGACCGGGTGTTCGTAGCACCCGGCGTACTCACCAGCAACGACAATTTCGTGGGGCGGTCCGAAGAGCGGTTCAAGCACTTCGCCGGCGTCACGATCCGCCGCGGTGGACGGGTCGGCGTGGGCGCTGTGATTCTGCCCGGCATCGAGATTGCTCCCGACTCGCTGGTTGCCGCCGGCGGACTCGCGACACACGACACCGAGCCACGCAGCGTTTTTGCCGGCGTGCCGGCGCGCCGCTTCAAGGATGTACCCGGCGACCAACTCCTCGAGAACCAGGGCTGGAAGGATGTAGCACCATGA
- a CDS encoding DegT/DnrJ/EryC1/StrS family aminotransferase encodes MNEIQMVDLSGQLAAIREEIDAAIAEVLSSTHFIKGKPVSLFETELAAYLGGAHAIGVGNGTDALQLALMALDLQPGDEVITSAFTFIATAEAAALLGIVPVFADIDPATFNIDPTGIEALITPRTRAIVPVHLFGQPADMDPILAIARQHGLRVIEDNAQSIGAQYRGSPVGYLGDLGTLSFFPSKNLGAFGDGGAVLTNDAALFERVQMIANHGSRRKYYNEVVGINSRLDTLQAAILRVKLRHLDGFARARQAAAARYDALFAGCPGIVTPGVTPDRTHVYHQYTLRIRPDGYRTRDTLAQHLKGAGIPFAIYYPTALHELPVFREAGRARWGDLTHTVQAANEVISLPMHTELTPDQQAYIAQHVRAFLIDAPVIQTYSIPLSV; translated from the coding sequence ATGAACGAGATTCAGATGGTCGACCTGAGTGGGCAACTTGCCGCCATTCGGGAGGAAATAGATGCCGCCATCGCCGAGGTCCTCTCCTCGACGCATTTCATCAAAGGCAAGCCGGTCTCTCTTTTCGAAACCGAACTCGCCGCCTACCTCGGCGGCGCCCATGCCATCGGCGTGGGAAACGGGACGGACGCCCTCCAGCTCGCCCTGATGGCGCTGGACCTCCAGCCCGGCGATGAGGTCATCACGTCCGCCTTTACCTTCATCGCCACCGCCGAAGCCGCGGCGCTGCTGGGTATCGTGCCGGTATTCGCCGACATCGACCCGGCGACGTTCAACATCGACCCCACCGGTATCGAGGCGCTGATCACACCACGGACTCGCGCCATCGTCCCGGTGCATCTCTTCGGCCAGCCGGCCGACATGGACCCGATCCTGGCCATTGCGCGCCAGCATGGGCTCCGGGTAATCGAGGACAACGCGCAATCCATCGGCGCGCAGTATCGCGGCTCGCCGGTCGGGTATCTGGGCGACCTCGGCACGCTCTCCTTCTTCCCCTCTAAAAACCTCGGGGCCTTTGGCGACGGCGGCGCGGTGCTCACAAACGACGCCGCGCTGTTCGAGCGGGTCCAGATGATCGCCAACCACGGCTCGCGGCGCAAATACTACAACGAGGTAGTGGGCATCAACAGCCGGCTTGATACCCTGCAGGCCGCCATCCTGCGGGTAAAGCTGCGGCATCTCGACGGCTTCGCACGCGCCCGCCAGGCCGCCGCGGCCCGCTACGACGCGCTGTTCGCCGGCTGCCCGGGCATCGTCACGCCAGGCGTGACGCCGGACCGCACCCACGTCTATCACCAGTACACCCTGCGTATCCGTCCCGATGGGTACCGGACGCGCGATACGCTGGCTCAGCACCTCAAGGGCGCCGGCATTCCGTTCGCCATTTATTACCCGACAGCCTTGCACGAGTTACCGGTATTCCGCGAGGCCGGCCGCGCGCGCTGGGGTGACCTCACGCATACCGTGCAAGCCGCCAATGAGGTCATCTCGCTCCCAATGCATACCGAACTCACGCCGGACCAGCAGGCCTATATCGCCCAGCATGTGCGCGCGTTTCTGATCGATGCGCCGGTAATCCAAACGTACTCCATCCCCCTCAGCGTGTGA